From Sodalis glossinidius str. 'morsitans', the proteins below share one genomic window:
- a CDS encoding MaoC/PaaZ C-terminal domain-containing protein, whose amino-acid sequence MFIDKYFEEFVLGETRTTTGRTITESDIVLHAGMTAGDINSRAMTYGYEKLNFPEPVFIGDTLQVKVSISEKRTIRVDRATAW is encoded by the coding sequence ATGTTTATCGATAAATATTTCGAGGAATTTGTGCTGGGCGAAACCCGCACCACAACGGGACGCACCATCACTGAAAGCGATATTGTATTACACGCCGGCATGACCGCGGGTGATATTAATTCCCGCGCCATGACCTATGGCTATGAAAAATTAAATTTTCCTGAACCAGTTTTTATTGGTGATACCTTGCAGGTGAAAGTGTCCATCAGCGAAAAAAGGACCATCCGCGTAGACCGGGCTACGGCCTGGTGA
- a CDS encoding L-rhamnose mutarotase has product MKSIRRFGGVIKVKPDKYAYYAQLHANPWPDVNAMIKKCNIANYSIYFKDGYLFSYYEYHGDNYQEDMKKMAVDPVTKKWWAECVPA; this is encoded by the coding sequence ATGAAGTCAATTCGGCGTTTTGGAGGCGTGATAAAAGTTAAGCCGGACAAATATGCCTATTATGCACAATTACATGCTAATCCTTGGCCCGATGTTAATGCCATGATCAAAAAATGTAATATTGCCAACTATTCTATTTACTTTAAGGATGGCTATCTATTTAGTTATTACGAATATCATGGCGACAATTATCAAGAAGACATGAAAAAAATGGCTGTGGATCCGGTTACTAAGAAATGGTGGGCGGAATGCGTCCCTGCCTGA
- a CDS encoding dihydrodipicolinate synthase family protein → MIPLVPTLFDEQEQFDEAAMGRLIDYLLTTEVDGLFFLGSAGEFAHMSDALRVQVMKFCITHVAGRKPVLVGIAHSGTQATLAFGRLAQEYGADGVVVVNPWYNPLAEEYLFEHYRYIAEYLPLPILLYNFPALTGQSIPVACIVRLAQACLNIVGLKDTVDTLSHIREVIHAVKPVRPDFAVFAGYDEYLLGTLILGGDGAIPARANFAPQLTCGIYRHWQQKEFDQANALQSRLS, encoded by the coding sequence ATCATTCCACTAGTTCCCACGTTATTTGATGAGCAGGAGCAGTTTGACGAAGCGGCGATGGGACGGCTTATCGATTATTTGCTTACCACCGAAGTGGACGGGCTGTTTTTTCTCGGCAGCGCCGGCGAATTCGCGCACATGTCGGACGCCCTGCGTGTGCAGGTGATGAAGTTTTGTATCACCCATGTTGCCGGCCGTAAACCCGTGTTGGTCGGCATTGCCCATTCAGGCACACAGGCGACATTGGCCTTCGGCCGGCTGGCGCAAGAGTACGGCGCGGACGGCGTGGTAGTCGTCAATCCCTGGTATAATCCGCTGGCGGAAGAGTACCTCTTTGAGCATTATCGCTATATTGCTGAATATCTTCCGCTACCCATCTTGCTTTATAATTTCCCGGCGCTGACGGGACAATCAATCCCGGTCGCGTGTATCGTGCGCCTGGCGCAGGCGTGTCTGAATATTGTCGGCTTGAAAGATACCGTCGATACCCTGAGCCATATTCGCGAAGTGATCCATGCCGTTAAACCCGTGCGTCCCGACTTTGCCGTGTTTGCCGGTTACGACGAATACCTGCTCGGCACGTTAATCCTCGGCGGCGATGGCGCCATTCCTGCAAGAGCCAATTTTGCTCCTCAGCTCACCTGCGGGATTTATCGCCATTGGCAACAGAAGGAATTCGACCAGGCCAATGCGCTACAAAGCCGACTGTCGTAG
- a CDS encoding amidohydrolase family protein has product MSGVIIPSEGDIGLVRPAVEIVLKTFSRDKVIFASNFPVCDLGTGMVPWIDVMMDITRAFGHVYQTHLFSDNAVRLYRLS; this is encoded by the coding sequence GTGTCCGGTGTCATTATTCCCTCCGAAGGCGATATAGGTCTTGTTCGCCCCGCTGTCGAGATTGTCCTTAAGACGTTCAGCCGCGACAAGGTCATTTTTGCCAGCAATTTCCCCGTCTGCGATCTGGGGACGGGAATGGTGCCCTGGATCGATGTGATGATGGATATTACGCGCGCATTCGGCCACGTGTATCAGACCCACTTATTCAGCGACAATGCCGTGCGGCTTTATCGATTGTCATGA
- a CDS encoding Gfo/Idh/MocA family protein translates to MPISTKHPLPVNPKAIAIIGAGGIVTDSHLPAYRKAGFKVFALYDRDKQKAHSVARQWQIPHCCDTLEDLIAQGVAEECVFDIAVPASEILAILQKLPERVGVLIQKPMGESLTQAKAILDCCRQKGLIAGINFQLRRAPFMMAAKQLVMENRLGEIHDVEMRVICQTPWNLWQFLFEKERMEVNYHSIHYIDVIRFFLGDPQAVYCKTMKHPKILELAQTRSSIILDYGDIVRANIHTNHGHDYAPDKQECFFKIEGTRGAIKIQIGVILNYPKGSVDKFEYVLDDGKGWREISIDGTWFPDAFIGPMAGLQCKIEDDNYHYLNSVEDAWKTMCVVEACYRSSAKGAIPVTYQDNH, encoded by the coding sequence ATGCCTATATCAACGAAACACCCCTTACCTGTTAACCCCAAAGCGATTGCCATTATCGGCGCCGGCGGTATCGTCACCGATTCGCATTTGCCGGCTTACCGCAAAGCGGGTTTTAAGGTATTCGCCCTTTACGATCGCGATAAACAAAAAGCGCACAGCGTGGCCAGACAGTGGCAAATCCCCCACTGTTGCGACACCCTTGAGGACTTGATAGCACAGGGCGTGGCGGAAGAATGCGTGTTTGATATTGCCGTGCCGGCTTCGGAAATCCTGGCTATCCTGCAAAAACTGCCCGAACGCGTTGGCGTGCTCATTCAAAAGCCAATGGGCGAAAGTCTTACGCAGGCAAAAGCTATTCTCGACTGCTGCCGGCAAAAAGGACTCATTGCCGGCATCAATTTTCAGCTACGCCGCGCACCCTTTATGATGGCCGCTAAACAACTGGTCATGGAAAACCGATTGGGCGAAATTCACGATGTGGAAATGCGTGTTATTTGTCAAACGCCTTGGAATCTGTGGCAGTTCCTGTTTGAAAAGGAAAGAATGGAAGTTAATTACCACAGCATCCACTACATTGATGTTATACGCTTTTTCCTTGGCGACCCTCAAGCGGTTTACTGTAAAACTATGAAACATCCCAAAATTCTGGAACTGGCGCAGACGCGATCGTCCATCATTCTGGATTATGGCGACATTGTACGCGCTAATATTCATACCAACCACGGCCATGACTATGCGCCGGATAAACAAGAATGTTTTTTCAAAATAGAGGGAACCCGGGGCGCGATCAAAATTCAGATTGGCGTCATCCTGAATTACCCTAAAGGCTCTGTCGATAAATTTGAATATGTCCTCGATGACGGTAAAGGGTGGCGAGAAATCTCCATTGACGGAACCTGGTTTCCTGACGCCTTTATCGGTCCCATGGCCGGCCTGCAATGTAAGATTGAAGACGATAATTATCACTACCTGAATAGCGTCGAAGATGCCTGGAAAACTATGTGCGTGGTGGAGGCCTGCTACCGTTCATCCGCTAAGGGCGCCATCCCGGTAACCTATCAAGACAACCATTAG
- a CDS encoding L-rhamnose/proton symporter RhaT, with amino-acid sequence MRYILATPTWVLAIAATCGFLWGISAIWYGKGIDSIGLSLTVGINTSVGCSLGSLIPLFILGTLLPARSLSWLLAGMAVMIVGVSIITHAGILKDQQSKLEISRVKNEKFVSILLMALASGFSTAAMNIV; translated from the coding sequence GTGCGTTATATCCTGGCAACACCCACCTGGGTGCTGGCTATTGCGGCCACCTGTGGGTTCCTGTGGGGAATCAGCGCTATCTGGTACGGTAAAGGCATCGATAGCATCGGCCTGTCGTTGACCGTCGGTATCAATACCAGCGTGGGATGCTCCCTTGGCTCGCTGATCCCGTTATTTATTCTGGGCACTCTTCTTCCGGCCCGTTCGCTTAGCTGGCTACTGGCGGGCATGGCGGTAATGATCGTCGGGGTCAGCATTATCACACACGCGGGTATCTTAAAAGATCAACAGTCAAAGCTTGAAATTTCGCGAGTAAAAAATGAAAAATTTGTCAGCATATTGCTCATGGCGCTGGCATCCGGCTTCAGCACCGCGGCCATGAACATCGTCTAA